GTAGCGTTGATAAATTCGAATTATAATATATATTCAAATTTATGTTATTTTCTTTAGCGATTACCTGGTGATTAAATAATAATGCGCTTAATTCGGGATATTTTAAACTAGCTATGGCATTAATAGATGCATTATCGATTATTAATGAACGGAGATATGCCTCTAACTCGTTGTATTGCCTTAATTTAACTAATTGATTAATTGTATTGATATGGGAGTTATAGTCATGCCGGCTAGCACGGATTGAATTAACGTAATTGTTTAAATCTTTAACTTGTTCTACGTGAAAACGCGTTTGTTCTTGTTCAATTGCGTGCTGATAGCGAGTAATCACGATGGTACTAACTAGCATTGTAAGTGCAAAAAATAATAGCATTACTAAGCCAACTGTAGAAAAGCCCAACGATTTAATAGAATTGTGAATAGTAGTGCTCGTAATTGGAATTGCGACAAGAAAAATTGAAAAAATACATAAAAATAAATTGGTGTGTGTTTGCCAAAATTGTTTAATATTTTTATTTTGGGCCTTCTTGTTAATCACTATTCGTAAAATTAGGGTAATAATATTTACGAATAGAAAGAACACGGGTAGTAGTGCTTGTGAAGACAAGATGGGAAGACTCATGCTATTTAGTAAAATGATGTAACCGATAAATAAAAGTACAAATAGTGCTAGACCAACAAGATAAGTCAGCAGCATATTCTTTCTATGGGTTACTAAAATAATACAAATTGTGATGATTGAAAATGCAATTTCTAAAATGCTATTTGAATGCGATAACGGGAAAAATGAGTATATTAAGCCATTACTTACAACAAGCAATGTTGTTGTTGCAGTTCGGAATGTCAAAAGATTCTGCTGTGTTATTGTGGAACCGATATTTAGAACTGACACAACTACAATAAGTAACATTATTATCATAAAAAAATTCCCCCATGAATTAATAACTTTAAACACAATATATTTTACTTTAATCATCAATGTACCACAATGGAGCGTATTTTGGTGTTTTTCAATCAATTAGGCATAATTACCTTTTGGAGTTAATGTAAGTCCATACGAGGGCAATGGGGGACGACGAAAATTGATTGAAAATAAAGCAGAAATCAAATTATTCCAACAGTTTGCAAAAAAATATATCGCCATGAAGCAGATTGATTGGAAAATTAATGAGGAATTAATTTCGAGTAATAGATGTGTAGAGCTCGTAATCAATGATTTAGGACGACCACTTGTTTATTTGGTAAATGAGGCGCGGTTGAACGGTCAGTTGATTGGAGATACTCCGCAGGAGAGGTATCAAGATTACATTACTCGTTACATTGACACCGGTAAGTCTGCCAAACGGTTGGGGGAATTATTTCCAATTCTAGTAAGTGATTTACAAAATGATATTAAGCAGTATAGCAATGAAATAAAGAACATCATGAAACTATATGAGCAAGATCAAATTGAATTACAACGAGACGGTGTAATATCTCGTATTGAGCCTATCAAGAGTGTTCGTATTGAAGGTGATCTGCATGGCGGACAAGGTGTTGCAATAGTTGAACTTACGGATAAGCAAAGGTTTGTCTACAAACCAAAATCAATTGCTAACGAAATTTTTGTCAATGGGGTATTAGAGTTTGCGGAGCGTAATAGTACGAAGGTGCTAGAAAATTATAAGTTAAAAGCGCTGGATAAGGATTGTTATGGGTGGATGGAATATGTTTCACACAGTGATTTAAAATCCAAAAATGATGCATTTCAATACTATCAACGGCTAGGTCAATTAACTGCAATTGCATATATTTTGGGACTGTCAGATTTGCATTTTGAAAATTTAGTAAGTCAAAGTGATTTTCCTGTATTAATAGATAAAGAAGTAATTTTTTCTGAATCGTTGCTGACGCCTCAATTGTTAAATAATGCGCAAGTTCGTGTGAATGAACGAATTGTAAATTCTGTCACGGGTACGGGATTATTACCAATCAAAAACGAAAATAAAAATTTTGGTGGTGATACAAGCGCATTTATGGGTGGAACTTTTACAACAAAACAGCGGGTGTTGGAAAATGCGGGCCGAGATGATTTGCATTTTGTGCGTAAAGTGGTTAGGACAAAGAACACGGATCACTTGCCGTCGTACGATAACATACCAATTCTGCCAAGTGATTATTTACAATCAATCAAACTAGGATTCCAAAACGTTTACTTTAGTATTTTCGATAACAAACAAAGTTTTATTGAATGGGCTGAGTTGCCATCCAAAGCGATAAAATCAAGGGTGTTAATAAGAAATACGATGGAATATGGAACTTTATTACAAGCAGCACAGTCACCAACATTCAGCTCAAAGCGGGCAGCACTATTTAACAAATTAAGAACATATCCGGCTCTTGAAAGTGAAACTGTTATTGATTCTGAAATTGCACAATTGGATATGCTAAGTGTTCCATTTTTTTATCAAAGGTGTGATTCAAATAACGTATATGACATTTTTAATCAAGTGGTATATTCGACTGGGCAGTCTTTGTTCACAAATTTTAAGAAAGTCATTAATAAAATGAGTTTGTATGATTGTGCTGAGCAATTAACTATGATTGATTTTTCAATCACCAGTATGGAAAAACTTCGATATGACGGTACTAAGTTTAATAGATATGACAACTCGAAACATGTTGTAAATGATGAAAGCCGGCTTGATACTGCTAAAGCAGCGTTGTTGAAAATTATCATTGATAATGCGGTAGTTGGTGATGATAATACGGTGAATTGGATGAACTTAACCGTAGGTGAATTGGATGAATTTGAATTTCAAGTTTCTGATAATAGTTTGTACAATGGTGTCGCTGGTTTTGCGCTACCATTGTTACAAGCATACCAAGAGAGTCATTCAGTGAAATTAAAGAAGTTATTAGAACAAGTTGTATGCACTCTAAAAAATGATACCCAGGAAAGTGACTATTCACTATTTAATGGACGGCTTGGACAATTGTTGATCATCCAAAATATTGAAAAAGTTTTGAATTGTAATCAATCAGAAAAAGAACCAATTAAGCGATGTTTGCAAGATACTGTTCATTCAACAAGAATTCT
This is a stretch of genomic DNA from Periweissella cryptocerci. It encodes these proteins:
- a CDS encoding sensor histidine kinase, yielding MIIMLLIVVVSVLNIGSTITQQNLLTFRTATTTLLVVSNGLIYSFFPLSHSNSILEIAFSIITICIILVTHRKNMLLTYLVGLALFVLLFIGYIILLNSMSLPILSSQALLPVFFLFVNIITLILRIVINKKAQNKNIKQFWQTHTNLFLCIFSIFLVAIPITSTTIHNSIKSLGFSTVGLVMLLFFALTMLVSTIVITRYQHAIEQEQTRFHVEQVKDLNNYVNSIRASRHDYNSHINTINQLVKLRQYNELEAYLRSLIIDNASINAIASLKYPELSALLFNHQVIAKENNINLNIYYNSNLSTLPIDLYDLSRLLNNLMSNAIEAASNSQDRKVTVHFSFDEKQFNIQVLNSGSIPDKLQTNILKPGITSKVNKTEHGYGMYIIDKITSTYNGTLTITVPNTDMVMIQVELPIK
- a CDS encoding type 2 lanthipeptide synthetase LanM family protein: MIENKAEIKLFQQFAKKYIAMKQIDWKINEELISSNRCVELVINDLGRPLVYLVNEARLNGQLIGDTPQERYQDYITRYIDTGKSAKRLGELFPILVSDLQNDIKQYSNEIKNIMKLYEQDQIELQRDGVISRIEPIKSVRIEGDLHGGQGVAIVELTDKQRFVYKPKSIANEIFVNGVLEFAERNSTKVLENYKLKALDKDCYGWMEYVSHSDLKSKNDAFQYYQRLGQLTAIAYILGLSDLHFENLVSQSDFPVLIDKEVIFSESLLTPQLLNNAQVRVNERIVNSVTGTGLLPIKNENKNFGGDTSAFMGGTFTTKQRVLENAGRDDLHFVRKVVRTKNTDHLPSYDNIPILPSDYLQSIKLGFQNVYFSIFDNKQSFIEWAELPSKAIKSRVLIRNTMEYGTLLQAAQSPTFSSKRAALFNKLRTYPALESETVIDSEIAQLDMLSVPFFYQRCDSNNVYDIFNQVVYSTGQSLFTNFKKVINKMSLYDCAEQLTMIDFSITSMEKLRYDGTKFNRYDNSKHVVNDESRLDTAKAALLKIIIDNAVVGDDNTVNWMNLTVGELDEFEFQVSDNSLYNGVAGFALPLLQAYQESHSVKLKKLLEQVVCTLKNDTQESDYSLFNGRLGQLLIIQNIEKVLNCNQSEKEPIKRCLQDTVHSTRILYDDVIAGYAGQIIAIYKNVDDLSDYMDELNGLGNILLKNGIIKGDTEYWQARDGSTLVNPSFAHGNSGILSALLIMYKLTAELKYFNAFLCGWNFEKQFKTDLGWKDLRKSDKRESPYWCHGAAGILEARLIWVQIDDEMHCLNAEQRLNVEDECWLATRNLLNIGLQLENFSLCHGVMGSLVALNDFARYVDNEKIKSIVKHHMNVVCEFGLEKGWICGLGTHYFSYGLFTGISGILLGIDTISSDTESILSLKL